A region from the Bacillus sp. Marseille-P3661 genome encodes:
- a CDS encoding sodium-dependent transporter, giving the protein MDNRPQWGTRAGFILAAIGSAVGLGNIWRFPAVAYENGGGAFFIPYLFALLTAGIPLLIMEFTIGQKFRGSAPLSFARLNKKAEWIGWWQLAISFVIATYYAVIIAWAGSYSIFALNQSWGTDTEGFLFGEYLKLSVDPGQTGGIVPGVFLPLVLVWIVVLGVLVKGVKRGIEAANRIFIPLLFVLFLIIVIRAITLPGAAEGLNAFFQPNWDKIMDGSVWVAAYGQIFFSLSIGFAIMITYSSYLPKKGDITNNAFITGFANSSFELLAGIGVFSILGFMAAQQGVAVQDVVAGGVGLAFVVFPSIINEFPALNGFFGFLFFASLVLAGLTSLISIVETFVAGVQDKFNVSRTKSVLIGGGLSAIISILYATQGGLQFLDVVDAFINNYGVALAGLIEVVAVAWFIRNLNNLKTHANDLSDIRLGSWWNICLSFITPIVLGYMMVNAIMKDVTEPYGGYPHGFLLIFGWGTVILAIIVGFLFSLKKWDEGKIENYDKGGSN; this is encoded by the coding sequence ATGGATAATCGTCCACAATGGGGAACACGAGCAGGGTTCATCCTTGCGGCAATTGGTTCAGCAGTTGGACTAGGGAACATTTGGAGGTTCCCGGCGGTAGCTTATGAAAATGGAGGTGGAGCATTTTTTATTCCGTACTTATTTGCTCTTTTAACAGCTGGTATTCCACTTCTAATCATGGAATTTACCATAGGTCAAAAGTTTCGTGGTTCTGCACCACTTTCTTTCGCAAGATTGAATAAAAAAGCAGAATGGATTGGCTGGTGGCAATTAGCTATTTCATTCGTAATTGCTACTTACTATGCAGTTATTATAGCGTGGGCGGGTTCTTATAGTATTTTTGCTCTTAATCAAAGCTGGGGTACGGATACAGAAGGTTTCTTATTTGGTGAATATTTGAAATTGTCTGTTGATCCAGGTCAAACCGGTGGAATTGTTCCCGGTGTATTTTTACCGTTAGTTTTAGTTTGGATTGTTGTTTTAGGAGTTCTCGTTAAAGGTGTTAAGAGAGGAATTGAAGCAGCTAACAGAATCTTTATTCCATTACTCTTCGTTCTATTTTTAATTATCGTAATTCGTGCAATAACATTACCTGGCGCAGCAGAAGGTTTAAATGCGTTTTTCCAACCAAACTGGGATAAAATTATGGATGGTAGTGTATGGGTTGCAGCATATGGCCAAATTTTCTTTAGTTTATCAATCGGTTTTGCAATTATGATTACTTATTCTAGTTATTTACCTAAAAAAGGCGATATCACAAACAACGCATTCATTACTGGTTTTGCAAACTCAAGCTTTGAGTTATTAGCAGGTATTGGGGTATTTAGTATTTTAGGATTTATGGCAGCTCAACAAGGTGTAGCCGTACAAGATGTTGTTGCAGGCGGCGTTGGATTAGCTTTCGTTGTCTTCCCATCAATTATCAATGAATTCCCTGCATTAAATGGATTCTTTGGATTCCTATTCTTTGCATCACTTGTATTAGCAGGGTTAACATCGTTAATTTCAATAGTTGAAACATTTGTTGCCGGCGTTCAAGATAAGTTCAATGTAAGCCGTACTAAATCAGTCTTAATTGGTGGCGGACTTTCTGCAATCATCTCAATTCTATATGCAACGCAAGGTGGCTTACAGTTCTTAGATGTTGTAGATGCATTCATTAATAACTATGGTGTTGCATTAGCGGGATTAATTGAAGTAGTTGCAGTTGCTTGGTTTATTAGAAATCTTAATAACCTTAAAACACATGCAAATGATTTATCTGATATTCGCCTTGGTAGCTGGTGGAATATTTGCTTAAGCTTCATTACACCAATTGTCTTAGGATATATGATGGTTAATGCAATTATGAAAGATGTTACAGAGCCATATGGAGGCTATCCACACGGATTCTTGCTTATATTTGGTTGGGGTACGGTCATCTTAGCAATTATAGTTGGTTTCTTATTCTCATTGAAGAAATGGGATGAAGGAAAGATTGAGAACTATGACAAAGGAGGTTCAAACTAA
- a CDS encoding Na+/H+ antiporter NhaC family protein: MEGTIFSLIPPIVAILMVILTRRVLLSLGIGIVVGALILNDFSVMASIERVWEGFRAIFAGQNEETGAWEINTWNVYILLFLLLLGIMTAFISITGGSRAFGEWAEQRVKTRVGAQLVAAFLGIIIFIDDYFNALAVGQISRPLTDRQRISRAKLAYIIDSTSAPICVVSPISSWGAYIIAIIGTILTTHAITDMSAFSAFVQIIPMNLYVIATILLVFAVSIFNINIGPMKAHETRAVREGQVVDPEKGGIPGELKGDLPSSKKGKIIDLVIPILILVIGTVGSMIYTGAKAVEGTVTLLTIFENTDVATSLFYGGIMGVIVSFIMYVRHNMGGRLFFTGIWEGIKSMLPAVYILVFAWIIVDIIGALETGKYLAGIVERSNMNIAYLPAVIFIIAGLMAFSTGTSWGTFGIMLPIAGEIAASTDISILLPTLGAVLAGSVFGDHCSPISDTTILSSTGAGSHHIDHVLTQLPYALIAAAISFIGYIIVGITNNWFIGIGIVVALLILIIIVIRKFDGESVQ, from the coding sequence ATGGAAGGGACGATTTTTTCTCTTATACCACCAATCGTTGCGATCTTGATGGTGATACTCACTCGTCGTGTTTTATTATCATTAGGAATCGGAATCGTTGTTGGGGCTCTTATTTTAAATGACTTTTCAGTAATGGCATCGATTGAGCGTGTATGGGAAGGATTTCGAGCAATATTTGCAGGACAAAACGAAGAAACTGGAGCATGGGAAATAAACACATGGAACGTATATATTCTATTATTTTTACTATTACTTGGTATTATGACTGCTTTTATTTCAATAACCGGCGGTAGTCGTGCGTTTGGTGAATGGGCTGAGCAGCGTGTTAAAACAAGAGTAGGTGCACAATTAGTAGCTGCTTTTTTAGGAATTATTATTTTTATTGACGATTATTTTAATGCGCTTGCTGTTGGTCAAATCAGTCGTCCGTTAACCGACCGACAACGAATATCTCGTGCCAAGCTCGCATATATTATAGATTCCACTTCGGCACCAATATGTGTAGTATCACCAATATCAAGCTGGGGTGCTTATATTATTGCGATTATAGGTACGATTTTAACAACTCACGCTATTACGGATATGAGTGCATTTTCAGCTTTTGTACAAATTATTCCGATGAATCTTTATGTAATAGCAACCATTTTATTGGTGTTTGCGGTTAGCATATTTAATATCAATATTGGTCCGATGAAAGCACATGAAACACGAGCTGTTCGTGAAGGACAGGTTGTTGATCCGGAAAAAGGAGGAATACCAGGGGAGTTAAAAGGTGATTTACCTTCTAGTAAAAAGGGGAAAATTATCGATTTGGTCATTCCAATCTTAATCCTTGTTATCGGTACAGTTGGCTCCATGATTTATACAGGAGCAAAAGCAGTAGAGGGTACAGTAACTTTATTGACTATTTTTGAAAACACTGATGTTGCAACCTCACTATTTTATGGTGGGATCATGGGTGTGATTGTTTCCTTTATAATGTATGTGCGTCATAATATGGGTGGTAGGTTGTTTTTTACTGGCATTTGGGAAGGGATTAAATCAATGTTACCAGCTGTCTATATTCTAGTTTTTGCATGGATTATTGTTGATATAATTGGTGCACTAGAAACAGGTAAGTATTTAGCTGGGATTGTTGAAAGGTCTAATATGAATATTGCCTATTTACCTGCCGTTATTTTTATTATCGCAGGATTAATGGCATTCTCTACAGGTACAAGCTGGGGAACCTTTGGAATTATGCTTCCGATTGCTGGAGAAATAGCCGCATCTACGGATATCTCCATTTTATTACCGACACTGGGTGCAGTATTGGCAGGTTCTGTTTTCGGTGATCATTGTTCACCTATTTCTGATACAACAATTCTGTCTTCTACAGGAGCAGGGAGCCATCATATTGATCATGTATTAACACAGCTGCCCTATGCGTTAATTGCAGCAGCTATTTCGTTTATTGGTTATATTATTGTAGGGATAACAAATAATTGGTTTATTGGTATCGGGATAGTTGTAGCTCTATTAATATTAATTATTATTGTAATAAGGAAATTTGATGGCGAATCAGTGCAGTGA
- a CDS encoding M23 family metallopeptidase, whose translation MSAVPSVYAKEEKNEIYDERMALYEKVETLTQIPWYYLAAIDQYERNIRNARKDLPKEEGLIGIYFSPRQWVGPLNPNIDDNSANLIKVFGGMGLDGNGDGIADRNNDEDVLFTFANYLASYGFDKNHIKIGLWEYYQRDKTVGMITNFAKLYETYGLKLNKNAFPVPLTRNYSYKNTWGDRRGWGGLRIHEGTDIFAGYGTPVRSTTYGVIELKGWNKYGGWRIGIRDINNVYHYYAHLSGFEGKLKAGQIVEAGQVIGYVGSSGYGPPGTSGKFPPHLHYGMYKDNGISEWSYDPYPSLKSWERQERQARKRKK comes from the coding sequence ATGAGTGCAGTGCCAAGCGTTTATGCAAAAGAAGAAAAAAATGAAATTTACGATGAACGTATGGCCTTATATGAAAAGGTTGAAACTCTAACCCAAATACCTTGGTACTATCTAGCGGCAATTGATCAGTATGAACGGAACATACGAAATGCAAGAAAAGATCTACCTAAGGAAGAAGGGTTGATTGGCATTTACTTCTCTCCACGCCAATGGGTTGGACCTCTTAATCCAAATATAGATGATAATAGCGCTAATCTTATTAAGGTCTTTGGCGGTATGGGGTTAGATGGAAACGGAGATGGTATCGCCGACCGTAATAATGATGAGGATGTTCTTTTTACATTTGCAAATTATTTAGCATCTTATGGTTTTGATAAAAACCATATAAAAATCGGGCTTTGGGAATATTACCAACGCGATAAAACGGTCGGAATGATTACCAATTTCGCTAAATTATATGAGACATATGGTTTAAAATTAAATAAAAACGCCTTCCCGGTTCCCTTAACTAGAAACTATTCGTACAAAAATACATGGGGTGATCGCCGCGGCTGGGGTGGTCTTCGCATTCACGAGGGCACCGACATCTTTGCAGGCTATGGCACACCTGTACGATCAACTACGTATGGTGTCATTGAACTAAAAGGCTGGAATAAATATGGAGGATGGCGGATTGGTATTAGAGATATAAACAACGTCTATCATTATTATGCACATCTGTCCGGATTCGAAGGAAAACTTAAGGCAGGACAAATCGTTGAGGCTGGACAAGTTATTGGATATGTGGGCAGCTCCGGCTACGGTCCACCAGGTACTTCAGGAAAATTCCCACCTCATCTTCATTATGGAATGTATAAGGATAATGGTATCTCAGAATGGTCATACGATCCGTATCCTTCTCTGAAATCTTGGGAAAGACAAGAACGGCAAGCAAGAAAACGAAAAAAGTAA
- a CDS encoding methionine/alanine import family NSS transporter small subunit, which produces MTGSAIFMMVLGMIILWGGLAASIANAVKKSRSN; this is translated from the coding sequence ATGACTGGAAGTGCAATTTTTATGATGGTTCTTGGTATGATCATTCTTTGGGGTGGATTAGCTGCAAGTATTGCTAATGCGGTGAAGAAATCACGTTCAAATTAA